The Pseudodesulfovibrio senegalensis genome contains the following window.
TTCAGGCGAATGTGCAGGCCGTAGGATCCATCATGGCCGGCAAATTGGACCATGCCGCGAGCCGGTGCATAGATGGGAGTGCCGCGCGGGGCAGAAATGTCGATGCCTTTGTGGAATTCCCTTTTGCCGGTAAATGGCGAGGTTCGCCACGCAAAGGGGGATGTAACCCAGCCGGATGTGGGCCAGATAGACGGTGTTGCTTCAAGAATGTCCTGTTTTGTACGGAGGCTTTGAACAATTTCCTGTTGTCTGACTTCTTCAAGCCGGGCCTCGACGCTGAGTTGATGCAGGAAGTCATGCATCTTTCTCGCCAGCAACTCCTGGCGATATAGCGGCAGATAACTGTCGGAAAAATTTTCGTTTGCAGATCCGCCCTTGGCGGAAGCAGTCTGGGCAGATTCCTGGTCAAGATTGATCATGACGCGCAATTTGGAATCGAAATCACGAATGCGGGAAAGGCTTTTTTGCAGGGCGTTGATTTTTTGGGAAAGACTGAGCAGTTGTGTCTTTTGTTCCTGCACGGTCTTTTCAGCCATGCTCAGAGTTTTTTCCAGTCCCGTCTGATTGATATATTTATTCCATAAGATGATGTTTCCCGCACCAAGACCAACCATCAAAAAAAAGAGGGTGAACATCACCCATCCACGCATTTGAAGCTTGCGGCAGGAGCCTTGTTTGTCCTTGAAGACAACAATGTGGTATTTTCGGAACAGCATATTTTTTGTGTTCTGTATGGGGCGACCCGTTTAAATTGTGTACGGAAAAAACTTAAAGTGTAATTAGTCTAGACTTTTTTTCTTGTCAAGTCAACTTGTTGGCGAGAAATAGCATTGAAAACATTGGCCTTTATTCGTTTGTCACCTTTCCAAATTTCCTCAAGCCATGAGCGGACGTCATCTCTTTTGGTTAAACCGTTGGAAGGACAGGTGTTTTCCCAGACAGGCAATTCCCATTGACGAGCTGCCGTGCGAATCTTTTTTTTGTCGAGAAGCAGGGTGGGGCGAATTACCTGGAGTTTGCCATCAAAAAAAGATTCGGAAGAGGTGATGCCGGAGGCTCTTCCGTTTTGGAAAATATTCATGAAATATGTGATGACGTTGTCGTCAGCGTTATGACCAAAGGCGAGATGTGTGAGTTCGTATTTTTTGCAGAGTTCGAAGAGTGTTTTTCGTCGCCGCCAGCTGCAGTAGAAGCAGGGAGAGTTTTTTCTGTTTTCCTCGGAGTGAGCTTTAGGGCCATGGTCGGTAAGGGCGAGGTGTGCAGGCACGCCTCGTTCTGAGCACCAGCGGGCAAGTACCTTGTGATTTTCCGGGTCGAAGCCGGGATTGACGTGCAGCACCATGAGTTCGATGGGGAAAGGCATTATTGCCTGCCGAATCAGCATTATCTGCAGCATGGCAAAACTGTCGACGCCTCCGGATATGGCCATGCCCACACGGGAGTGCGGTGCCACCATCTCCGTACGTTGCATAAGTTTGCCCGTGAGCGAAACGCACTGCTTTTGTGCAAAGGTCAATTTTCCCCATGAAGCCATTGTTTTTTTATTACCTCGGTGTCAGAATGGTTTCGATCCGTAGCTGCACATAGTGTATTGCTGCTTGACTTGCAAGCTTGGGCTGGCATATGAAAACAGACCGTTTGATATCAACGTGCTTGGTCCGTAGTCCTTTGCGGGCCTTTTTTTTTCGG
Protein-coding sequences here:
- a CDS encoding tRNA lysidine(34) synthetase; this translates as MASWGKLTFAQKQCVSLTGKLMQRTEMVAPHSRVGMAISGGVDSFAMLQIMLIRQAIMPFPIELMVLHVNPGFDPENHKVLARWCSERGVPAHLALTDHGPKAHSEENRKNSPCFYCSWRRRKTLFELCKKYELTHLAFGHNADDNVITYFMNIFQNGRASGITSSESFFDGKLQVIRPTLLLDKKKIRTAARQWELPVWENTCPSNGLTKRDDVRSWLEEIWKGDKRIKANVFNAISRQQVDLTRKKV
- a CDS encoding M23 family metallopeptidase, giving the protein MLFRKYHIVVFKDKQGSCRKLQMRGWVMFTLFFLMVGLGAGNIILWNKYINQTGLEKTLSMAEKTVQEQKTQLLSLSQKINALQKSLSRIRDFDSKLRVMINLDQESAQTASAKGGSANENFSDSYLPLYRQELLARKMHDFLHQLSVEARLEEVRQQEIVQSLRTKQDILEATPSIWPTSGWVTSPFAWRTSPFTGKREFHKGIDISAPRGTPIYAPARGMVQFAGHDGSYGLHIRLKHNSSLTTRYGHMNRLAVKVGQTVTRGELIGYVGNTGRSTGPHLHYEVRLNGVPVNPKRYILN